The Candidatus Izemoplasmatales bacterium genome includes the window AACGGCTTGGAGATCGAGTGGAGCATGCCGTGCTGGGCGCATTTCTCCTTCACGCCGGCGACGACCTCGGCGGTCATCGCGACGATCGGGACGGCGGGATCGAGCCTGCGGATCGCATCGGCGGCGGCGTATCCGTTCATCACCGGCATGTGCAGGTCCATGAGGACGAGTGCGACCTTGCCGGCTTCCTTTTCGAAGAGTTCGACCGCTTCCTTGCCGTCGCCGGCGGAGACGGTCGCAAAGCCGGCCTGCTCGAGCAGCAGGCGGGCGATCATCTGGTTGGTGGCGTTGTCGTCGACGATCATGATCGTCCGGTGTTCGAGATCGAGCGCCAGCGGCGCGTTCTCCTCGTACGCCTCGCTGTCGGCGACGGCGCGGTGGGCGAAGATCTCGATCACGGCGTTGTGGAGGACGGAGGGGATGATCGGCTTGCCGACGCCGATGTCGATCCCGTGTTCGTCGAGCTTGTCGAACAGGTCGGTGCGCTGCATCGGCAGCAGCATGACGATCTTCGGCAGATTCGGGATGCGGGGATTCTGGCGCAGTTTGGCGACGAAGTCGAAGCCGAGCTCGGCCGGCGTCTCGTAGTCGAGGATGAAGAGGTCGAACGGCTTCGCCGAAAGCGACCCGGTGTTCTCGAGGAGGCTTGTCGCCGCGGCCGGGCTGGTCGTCAGCTCCGAGGAAAGGCCGAAGGCGGAGAGGTAGGAATCCATGATGTTCATCGTCGAGGCGGTCCGTTCGAGGACGAGCGTGCGGAGGTTCCGGAGATAGAGCGAGGAGCCGTCCTTGCGGTCTTCCTCCTCGCGCTCGCGGTCGCAGTCGAGGGACAGCGAGACCACGAAACTCGAACCCTGGCCCTCGGTGGAATAGACCTTGATGGTCCCTCCCATCATCTCGACGAGGTTCTTGACGATCGAGAGCCCGAGGCCGGTGCCGCCGAAGCGGCGGTTGATCGAGGCGTCCGCCTGCGCGAACGGGACGAACAGGCCGTCGATCGCCTTCTCGGACATCCCGATGCCGGTGTCGACGACGGCGATCGCGAGGTGATGGCGGTCGCCCTCACGGGCGACGAGACGGATCTCGAGGGCGATCTCCCCCCGGTCCGTGAACTTGACGGCGTTGTTGAGCAGGTTCAGGAGGATCTGCTCGATGCGCTTCTGGTCGCCCTTGAACCACGACGGGATCGCCGGATCCTTCGTCAGCCGGAAGCCGAGCCCCTTCTCCTCGATCTTGACCGACATGATGCTGATCAGGTTCTGGACGGCCTGGTCGAGGCTGAAGGGACGGATCTCGAGTTCGACCTTCCCGGCCTCGATCTTGGCGTAGTCGAGGATGTCGTTGATGATCGAGAGCATCGTCGTCGACGCCTGGGTGATGCGGTCGGCGTACATCCGCTGGGTGCGGGTGATCTCGGTCTTCTTGAGCAGGTAGGACATGCCGGTGATGGCGTTGAGCGGCGTCCGGATCTCGT containing:
- a CDS encoding transporter substrate-binding domain-containing protein; translation: MKKALLSFLLLVLVGLSTAFVSAADGIVWTDEEEAFIAAHPIVTLGVDPGFVPFEFIEDGEYLGIASDYVAIIEEKTGIDFQVVPDLTWSEAYFEALAGHIDILPAVSKTPAREAFFLFSDMYYEVKRVIVTLNDNTSIRGIEDLFGMTVAVQTNSSHHSFLLEYPEINLSLYDTVQDALSAVSDGSEVAFVGNLATSDYMIKSMALTNLRFTALATDDPIGLHFAVRTDWPELVTILNKSLSSITAEERIEINARWVTVATETDYGPLIRTALIIGGVGLIVTLVSAYWILKLKKEIANRKRIQADLEVAKREAEEANGVKSSFMARMSHEIRTPLNAITGMSYLLKKTEITRTQRMYADRITQASTTMLSIINDILDYAKIEAGKVELEIRPFSLDQAVQNLISIMSVKIEEKGLGFRLTKDPAIPSWFKGDQKRIEQILLNLLNNAVKFTDRGEIALEIRLVAREGDRHHLAIAVVDTGIGMSEKAIDGLFVPFAQADASINRRFGGTGLGLSIVKNLVEMMGGTIKVYSTEGQGSSFVVSLSLDCDREREEEDRKDGSSLYLRNLRTLVLERTASTMNIMDSYLSAFGLSSELTTSPAAATSLLENTGSLSAKPFDLFILDYETPAELGFDFVAKLRQNPRIPNLPKIVMLLPMQRTDLFDKLDEHGIDIGVGKPIIPSVLHNAVIEIFAHRAVADSEAYEENAPLALDLEHRTIMIVDDNATNQMIARLLLEQAGFATVSAGDGKEAVELFEKEAGKVALVLMDLHMPVMNGYAAADAIRRLDPAVPIVAMTAEVVAGVKEKCAQHGMLHSISKPFEPERFADSVRAILRGSAPAKTEEPTAIDRRLGLRSIGGDAALYEAILAAFRGENEKTASDLAKAVAAKDYPAARQIAHKIKGSSGSIGAKAVHDAAVALMKAIDGNDAEAIARETAAFVAALRTTLREIGADVADGAAS